GTTCATCTGAAAGTCCTGCAGGGAGAGGAAAAATGTCGTACAGATTTAGGACTCCCTCCCACACGATGGGTGCAGGCTCTGAATGCAGAAGACTACATTTTTGCACCAGAGTCAGGTCTCTTTGAAAGCTTCGTGGATGTGGGATCTGAGGTCTCCGAGGGACAGCCACTGGGAGCGCTCTATTTTCTTGAACGTCCAGACCGTAAGCCATCAATTATTGAAGCGAACTCGAACGGGATTGCCATCGCCCATCGTGGCCCGACTCTGACCAGTCAGGGAGATATTGTTTTCTGTCTGGCTCATGATGTTGAAGAACAAGTGCTGAAAACATTTCAATAACAGAATACTGTTTCAACACCAGGAATGAGACACATGAGTTGGCTGGATTGGGTTATCGTTTTCGTTCTGAATGGATCGGTTATCGGTTTCGGATTTTATCTGGCCCGGAGTACCAAATCCAGTAGTGATTGGTTTCTGGGAGGACGTTCACTTCCCTGGTGGGGTCTGGGCCTCTCAATTTTCGCAACCAGTATCGATAATGCAGACGCCGTTTCACTGACCGGATATGCGTATAACCATGGCATGCATATCATCACAGCCTTTACACTAGCGAGCGTCTGTGGAGCAGTTCTGGCCTCATTTTTAGTTGTACCCGTTCTCTATCGAGGCGGTTTTTTTACTAACGCCGAGTATCTGGAAACACGGTATGGAAAATCGATTCGAACTATCAGTGCACTCATACAAATCCAGTACAGAACCAGTATGTTAGGTCTGATGATCTGGTCTATTTACTTGATGCTACAAGGGATCCTTGAGTTTTCACCCATTCAATGTTGGACTTTAATTGTACTGCTGGTCATTTTTACCGCTGCCTATACAACCTGGGGAGGCCTGACCTCTGTTGTCTGGACTGATGCATTGCAAAGCCTGATCATGATGGCGGGCGGCATCACCATTTTCTGTGCAGTCTGGATGGCCAGCGGAGGTTGGTCTGCCGCTATTGAAAAGCTATCTCAGTCAACGGACGCGAAAGGACAACCTCTGATTAACTGGTTACACATTGGTCAGTTTCAAGACAGTCAATCTACGTCTCCCTACTTGATTGTAATCGGCTGGACTATTGTGGGTCTTGGTTATTATACCGTCAATCATACACAAACCATGCGTCTCATGGGGGCGCGTTCCCTGTGGGATATGAAAATAGCAACGCTCTTTGGTTGTCTGCTCATTATGCCCATCATGATCGGAACGACATTAATGGGAGTCATGGGGCGTGTTCTAGTTCCCGAATTCACAGAACATTCAGGTGCTGACCAATTATTCCCCTATTTTGCCAATCAGTTTTTAGCCCCTGGCTTTAAAGGGCTGGTTGTAGCTGGAATTCTCTCAGCTGCAATCAGCACATTTGACTCAATTGGATCAGCTTTATCAGCACTCTTTACACGTGACATCTATGCTCGCTGGATTTGTAAAGATCAAACCGAAAAACATTATTTGGTAGTCACACGTTGGGCCACCATCGGTATCCTGCTGATGGGATTTCTCTACATTCCTTTCATCGTTCGCTATGACAATATGATTCAAGCATTTCGTACTTTAATTCCCATTTTCGTCACACCATTGTTTACGATCTATTTATTAGGAGTTCTGACACAAGTCCCTCGTCAAAGTGGTCTCGTTGGTCTCATTGCCGGTTCTCTATTTGGATTATTCGGCTTCATTGATCGCGAATTCGTGGACCTCGAATGGCTCAGTCCCCTTCTGACTGAAAAATGGTATGCCTTCCCCTGCTCTATGATTGTAACGACCGTCGCCATGTTCGCCGCGGCTCTTAAGTGGGGATGGTTAAAAAAAGAAGTACCCTCAGAAAAAGACATGAAATTATCAAAGCACAATTGGTTATCTGAAAGTCGCGAGTCCCTCCCCAGAATCAAAGATACACCATTTTCAAAACCACTCCCGCAGTACTTAAACCCAAACTGGTATGCAAGCCTCTTAGTGATGTTATCATTCTGGATTATTTTTGGCTTGTTCTGGTAGACAGAGTTTAAAGAGTACAATATCTATGCTCAGAGGAAGTATGAAAAATAATATTGAGGTCGGCTTACTGTCCGATTTGCGTTTCACTTCGCAACAGGTTACCACGATTCAACAGTTCCTCCGTAGGTACCACGACTTTAGGTTGTAACTGGTACGTAAATTCATACCGATTTGTCACCTCAAACGGAAGCAGGTTATCAGAAACGGCATCCAGCGGAAAAACCTGGTACCAAGGCGTTTGCACTTTTTGCATTATGGTCTGCGTTTCGTAGCCATCTTTCGTCAGCGTGATCTCTCTTGTAGCATAATAAGTAAAATCGACTGATGTCGGTGTATACCCAATCTCTTCTCCATCCACTTTCACAAGTGCTCCAGAAGGAACTGAGCGGATTGTCATTCTCCGGTGCACGCAGCCGAACTGACCGAAGGTTATTAAGACCAACGCTACCACGAGTACCCCACGTTTCATTGCGGTGTTGAGATAATCAGAGTTTGGTAAGCCAGAACCTGAATTCACAATTGAAAAGGGATGAGACATCGAAAACTTGGCAAGAAATGACCGGGA
The Gimesia aquarii DNA segment above includes these coding regions:
- a CDS encoding PEGA domain-containing protein, with the protein product MSHPFSIVNSGSGLPNSDYLNTAMKRGVLVVALVLITFGQFGCVHRRMTIRSVPSGALVKVDGEEIGYTPTSVDFTYYATREITLTKDGYETQTIMQKVQTPWYQVFPLDAVSDNLLPFEVTNRYEFTYQLQPKVVVPTEELLNRGNLLRSETQIGQ
- a CDS encoding sodium:solute symporter family transporter, with amino-acid sequence MSWLDWVIVFVLNGSVIGFGFYLARSTKSSSDWFLGGRSLPWWGLGLSIFATSIDNADAVSLTGYAYNHGMHIITAFTLASVCGAVLASFLVVPVLYRGGFFTNAEYLETRYGKSIRTISALIQIQYRTSMLGLMIWSIYLMLQGILEFSPIQCWTLIVLLVIFTAAYTTWGGLTSVVWTDALQSLIMMAGGITIFCAVWMASGGWSAAIEKLSQSTDAKGQPLINWLHIGQFQDSQSTSPYLIVIGWTIVGLGYYTVNHTQTMRLMGARSLWDMKIATLFGCLLIMPIMIGTTLMGVMGRVLVPEFTEHSGADQLFPYFANQFLAPGFKGLVVAGILSAAISTFDSIGSALSALFTRDIYARWICKDQTEKHYLVVTRWATIGILLMGFLYIPFIVRYDNMIQAFRTLIPIFVTPLFTIYLLGVLTQVPRQSGLVGLIAGSLFGLFGFIDREFVDLEWLSPLLTEKWYAFPCSMIVTTVAMFAAALKWGWLKKEVPSEKDMKLSKHNWLSESRESLPRIKDTPFSKPLPQYLNPNWYASLLVMLSFWIIFGLFW